Part of the Drosophila kikkawai strain 14028-0561.14 chromosome 3L, DkikHiC1v2, whole genome shotgun sequence genome is shown below.
aatgaaatggcaaattaaattgcattgtATATTTTCACTAGATCTCAAGAGTTCTTTGGTTTTATATGCCCTTCTTTCTATATAAGTTTGTTGCACAGTAAAGTTCCATGAATACATTTAATAGTCAATGTCAATTATCTATATGTTTAATTGCtgttatttctttctttcttttttggatTATACATTTTCGAATACTCGCACATATCTGCGTAACTTTACTTAGGAACAAAAGCTTAgatttctttggttttttgccGTTCCGTTCTTTACTTGTCTTGTTTTTTGCTAAGGAAACTGAGTTCAAAGAGCTGCGAACATTGGAAAGCGACCTGGCGCCTGGCCCTCCTGCTGCCACTGGCGCTCCTTGTTGCCAGTGCAGCGCAGAGATCCCAGTTCCGTATAGTATTAGTATGTgatttgttttggtttggtttcggtttcggtttggTTTTCGGGGTTACTCGTAATATTCAAGttccatatatttatatttatatttatattcttttatgttatatttatatatatataccgcTTTTTTTATGCATGAAATAATGTAACCATAAACAAATTAGCAACAACTTTAATTTGTCCGGAGCGTCGTCTTCCCTTTTAGATTTAGTATTAATATTATGACGTAAGTACTTAAAACCTCTCCACACACCAACTCGTGCTCATCGTTTAAGTGGAAATTATTACTGAGTTCCTTGCAATTCTCGAGATTTTCTAGTTTAACTgagatttcctttttttatgggGATTCgggttttgttgttgttgtttcgccGCCGCCACTGGGATGAGGGGTGGTGGCATTATTTATCATCGAGAAACGTTCATCAATGCGGCCAGGATATGGGTCACTTATACGCCTCCATGAtcgccgcctgctgctgcgccGGCGCCTGCTCCTCCATCATCCACCAGCGACGACTGGCCGgcgggctgctgctgcggcggcggcggcggtggctgcATGTACTGCGGGGGATACTGGTACTGCGGCGGCTGCTCCCCGCCTATGAGGCCGAGTTTATCTGTGCGGGAATACACATAATCAGGGTTAGTAGGAGGCATTAACAGGGTGCACTTCTTTTGGTTAGCTGCCGCCAAATCTCGGTCGAATGACAATCACATCGATACACACGGGTATACGCCAAAAATATTACACTTTCAATGGTTAAAAGCTTCACTCATGAtggaatataatatatatatatagtagcAAGTGGACGTGGGATGTGGATTATGGATGGGCAGGGGCATCCAacgcatatatatgtacattaaGGCAGTCACAGAAAGCTGTTTCCCTCCATTTACCCGCCATATAATCTCCCCCTGACTTTGCTTAGTTGGTGCATTAAAATTAAGGCCAATTTTGTTTTCAGAACAGAACGCATATTCCAACAACATTGAATGgagaaattatagaaaatataagaagGAGGAACTTGGCACACAGGCAGCACATCGATTAACTCACACACATGCGGCTAAAATGATATAGAAACAAGGGAAacagcggaaacggaaatggaaaCACAAACGgtaacggaaacggaaacggaaagaAGCGCAGGTGTCAAATTACATGGGCTTTTTTTTGGTTCGTTTTTTGCTTACAGTGTTTTGAAAAAGATCGTATTTTTTTCAATGGTACTAAGAAAATGTGTTTTGttctcaatttttgttttgtttaattttggttAAATGGTTCTACGGATGCAGCTGGTGGTGGTTAATCGTGGCTAATCGATggatgttgttgctgttcggttggttggttgtttttttttatttttatttctgatTTCTGATTGAGAGAGCTGAGCTGAGATCGTTCTATTGTCCAGTCGCCACTTCATCCGACGGACTCTGTGGGTTGTCGGTCAATTTCTCGGCCAATGGCTTCTCAAGTGTCGGTGGTTCGGATTTTTGTGTATGGTGGTGTTGTAGCTGTACTTGTTGttgtggtggtgatggtggtggtgccgAATCTGCTGCAGATGCCTGGGCCTGAGCCAGAgcagcctgctgctgctgctgctgcggagcAGCATTGTCATCCGACATGTACGGTTCTACGagaaatttttgtttgtttcgatgaattttttagaatttaaaaatttcggTTGCGAAGCGAGCAGATTTCAACGatataaaaacaaaggaaaccataaatatgaaaacacGATACAAATTCGAGttaaatgattattatttttgcttcaAACGAGTGCACCTAGCGATAtatgattaaaaataaacaaaagtgaCTCTCGTTGCCGCGTCTTTTTACCTCACACATCAGACAGTGTGTGTTTGTCGGGGGTAAATGGTGTTGATCGAGAGTCATATATTCTTATggtaaacaaatattgtacAAAGCTTTCAGTGTGTCTCAGTTACTCTTCGTCTTTCTCTGTAATTGttcgaaaaaatatattgttcaGTGTGACAGTGTGTCGAACATAGGTGGAAAACatttaacaaatataataataataataaaaaggaaCGGCAGTACTTTATGCTTTTGCTGTGGTTCAAGTATATAGCTAGCTCTTTGATTTAATAGGGCGAAAGCCGTTGCGTTTTGAGTTCAGAGTTCGAGGTTGAGAGTTCAGAGTTGAGAGTTTTCGAGTATCAAGAGAAGGGGGGTCTACTTTTTCTACATTTACTGGGATAGCTGTTGGGATTCGAgttgtattttaataattattttacaaaggACTCGGCACAATAATTGTGTGTCTGTGGCGGCTGCCAATCTTCAGAACGAAACAAACGAAAAACGGTTACGGAAACGGTTACGAAACACTGAACAAACCACAAAACTTTACGATTACGGCTTACGGGAGAGTTACTTTCAGCTAGGAACTTAAGGTCCTACGGTTACGAAAGCTAACAAGGTACAAGGTACAAAACGAAGGTATATCCTCTGATTACGGGTGTTAAGGCGTAACGGAACGATAACAAGACACTTTAACGACACACGATCAAATCATTACCGAACCTGTGCGTATGCTCGTTATGGAACCAGATGATGTTGGGCTTGGATATTCAaacaatacaaatatataccatgtatatatatatatatatggttatTGTTCTAATGGCTGTTGAGGCGCATGATATGGTATATGgcttggttttttattttttataatttcgcAAGGCATCTAGGTCGAATCAGCGAACGATCAGTTGGACTGTGAGTTCGGCGGAGCGCTACTCGTAATAGCTGCTTTAGTGAGTCTGAATTTTGGTTTCGATTGGGTTGATTGATTGACTTTTGATTTGGTTTCGATTTGCATTGCATTGCGGCTAGGTTACTATGTTCTTATGGATAAGACAAGTTGCTTAGCAATCTACATAAAGTTACCTAGAGAAAAAAAGGGTGGCAAAGTGGAATTAAAAACGCAATTTAGATTCGGAGAGTGTGTGTtgagaaaataaaacgaaattagCGCTAAACCAAGGTGAACTCAAAAGACAAAACACAATTTGGTTGAGGAGCGAGGAGTTTTCTTGGAGTTTCTTCGGTTTCGGTTCGGTGTCTGAGTCGGGGTCATGTATGTATGTTGTGTGTAAGTGTCCAGGTAATGAGCTAGGATCGATCAACTTACTTGCAATGATGCCCACGACAACCAGGCCAATCACGCCCATAATGATCATCATCTGCGGGAAGAAGACGTTAAAGTCAGGGTGTATTTATAAGCTTGATTTAGAACCCACCTTCAAGTTCTGCAGCCAGAATTTCCTCTTGAGCTTGCCCGCCTGCTGCTCGAACTGCGAGGCTCCCTGCTGCAAGGCATCAGCGCGATCATCCAGCTCCGATAGCTTGCTGTCACGCTCCAGGACCTTCTCCACATTGGTGCGCATAATGTCCACGAcctaaaatcaaaataaaaggatatatgatatagtttaAATCTTTCTCCTTAAAGAGATATTTCTCAAGGATCTCTTAAACCTTTCTTCTCCCTTATAACTCACCTCATCGACCTGCGCCTGCGTCTGCTGCAGACGCTTCTGTGCCGCAATCTGCTGCGGATTGTGTGGCCCGCCCACAATCTCACCATCGCCGCCCTCTCCTGCCGGGGCTCCGGCATTTGGTGGTGCATCGCCAGCTGGTGCAGCGTCCGCCCTGCGTTGTAAGGAGTATGATGAGCAGAAAATATCCTCATTAGTCATCGAGAAAAGCGCACAGAAATAGCATGGAGCCAAGACTAATCAACTCCCAACGGGGGGTTCGCTCAAATTAAATACAGTACTTGGGTTACACTGGGAGGAGTGTGGGTGTGAGTTGGGTTCGGGTTTCGTCTAGAGTGGCTAGCTTTAATCGGTTACATCTCTCGCCGTTACAGTACGTGTGGGCTATATAGACAGTGCTGGAATATATACTTAGATACGAGTACTTCTAGCCGGCTACCGCTACCCTCTGGGTTTAAAAAGCTTCTCACTTACGGTTCCTTGTTCTTGTCTTTCTTGCCCATCTCAAGACCCCTTAAAAAACTGAGACCTTGGCTTggctaataaataattaataataaataataaccgATTAATATTAGGACTAAGACATTGTTAATAACTTTatcaaattttatatttcttaactTTGCTGAAAaagtataattaataataaataatagaactAAGACATAAAATATTGTTCCTAATTTCTTAACTTCCCTTAAAccataatatatttaaagggtATAAGGTCATTGTCTGTATGGAAATGTCTACATACAATCCCTATTTCTCTTTGTTTGGAAAACAAATCGATAAATTTGACAACCGGCTAGTAAAATACTTCCTCGTTCCTggttctaaatatttataattcaagCTAAACTTCAGGTTTTTTTAGTTGCAATTAAGGTACTTTGCATGTTGTCCTGACTCATTGGCTAAGAAACGTAttcttttattgattttgcGGTGTGAGAGACTGAGCCATGTGATGCCACGACaacgtcatcgtcatcgtcgtccaCCAAGTGATTCATTCCCACAACACCGAGCTGTAAAAACTGCAGTTGCAGCTGTTCTCCATTTggtttcgtttttcttttcttttctttttacgATGCCCAGACACTtggactggaaataaaatggcaagtggcaagtggcaaGTGAAAATGGCCGAAACCCATGCTGCGTATACTTAATGCGTGCCTATCAAACGCGAAATCAATAACAATGTCCTTTCACTTACATTGCTCTGTTGGCTGTTGGTTGTTAGCTTGGAGTGCCTGGGCTCTGGCGATGATTAGGATGATGTGTGCAGGACTGTGACCAGCAAAGTCTTTCACTGCCGCAGGTCGAGGATGGCTGGTGGTCACTAGTGGGTGCAGCTGAACCgtgcttcgttgtttttgttgtctctCAGttgcgctctctctctctctgttctgctctctctctttcgctcttCCGCCAGAGCTTTTTGCGCCCCCGAATCGTCAATGAAAATTCACTTGGAGCACTCCACGGGGGTATTGGCTGGACCTGGATgagtatgtgtatgtgtgtgtgcgggtaaCACTTGCCACGACAGCCCTTCTGAGGAATTTTCTGGCTCAGCGCTGCTGAAACTGCTGGATAGAGTGCGAAAATAGTTGCAACTATTTTTAGTACAACAAGGTTAATTGCTAGCTTgcctattttttatttttttttgtaaaactaattcaaaGGGGCGGAGCACTGTTAGAGGCCTACAAAAATGGCTTCTTGGCTTTCGCTgacacaacaaaaaagggaaagtCCTTGCATATACTAATCCTTTGCGTGCtgattttctgtttttaaaaTAGTCTCAAGTACTTGACTCTCGGGGACAGTGTGGAAAAAATCAATGAAATTCTGCACGGCACACAGGATTCGGTTGCATTTGATGTGACATTTTGGCTTGATATTTTCTTAAGAAAGTCTCTCTCTTTAACCGTTACAAACGAAAGGACAACGGCATGAAGCCCACTTGAACTTGGCTTGGGCGGTTATGATTTACATAAAAtgtttgcttaaataataatcttAGAATTATTTTCACGCAGCACAAGGAAAATTTTCACTTACGACGTTTTTAGCCAACTGCGAAAACTTGCAGCTTTCCTAACTGTTATGTGTATTTGGGGAAAAAGCTCCAGAAACGGAAAACGAATTGGTTTCCCAGCGAGAAGCTTTTCCTTGACGAGAGGGCAAACTGGCGAATGGCAAGCCGCAAGCCGGGATAAAAGAGAAGGCttttaaataatgattattcaattttacattcataactttattttttattttataaaaggaCAGTTTCTatctattaattaaatttttaatttaatttaattgcactATAGAGGCTTTCGGAACTTTGTCTGAATCCAAACCCTATACATTTTCAAGCCCCGACCGCGGTTAACCTGCAGCCGGCGGTCTACAATAAGCTGCTCCTCCTTGAACCCCGCCTGGGTGAGCATGCCTCGCAGCTCGTCTTCCGTGAAAAAGTAAACCATTGTGCCATCGCCGCGCACATAGAAGTTGTCATCCAAGCACTTGCCGCTTTTGAAACGCAGCTGCGCCAGGTCATACCGGCCGTAATCTCGGAACAGGAGAAGACCACCGGGTCGCAGATAACGATAGCAGTTGTCCAGCACTCGCTGCATCTTCTTTGGCTCAATGGCGGAGAGAACAAAGATCATCACAATGATATCCTGCGAGTTCTCCTCGAAGGGCACCTGCCACTGATCCAGAGTGGCGTCCATGACGAACACCTCGCAGCGCTTCTTATCGAACTGCGGCTGACTCCGGAGGATATCCACGGCACGGGCGGAAAAGTCGCAGCCGAAGACCTTCAGTTGCGGTTCCGAGCTGtgctgcagcagcggcaggaTGGTGTTCCCAACACCACAGCCCAGCTCAAAGATGCTGCGAGGTGGCGCCGTCTCTTTTGCTGTTTCCGCCTCCAGTGGAGCCAGTTCGGGAAACTCTGTGAACAGCCAGTGGCGATCCTTGAAGAAACGATTGTCGTGGATGCCGTAGAAAGAGTCCCAAAACTTTGGAGCGTCCGTCTGGAAGCGATCTTTCTGCTCATCGTCCATTTTGTTGGCCGAGTTCTTGGCCACCGCCGCCTGGGCGGCCAGTTCCTGCTCCGCGTCCCACTCAACGTGGTCCCTGCAAATCAAGAATTAGAGAATTTTCCGTGAGCACAGTACCAAGGCATTACCACGCGTTAAACTCGAACACCTCGCGGCCATCGGTGAGCAGGCGGCCGCCTGCACCCGCCGGCTTCCGACGATGGCGAGTGTGTTCCCAAGTCTTGCTGGCCAATCCCCGCCAAATGTGCCTTCCATATTTACCAAGCATTGTGCTTGAAGACGTCCGCGTCGTCGGTGAGCAGGCGGGTTCCAAACTGGGGACGCTTGTCGTTCTCCGCCGCAGGTGTGTCAGTCATCGCAAGATCTTTAACCAGGGGGTTTTTCTACCTGTTGTTTCAAAagtataaattgtattttgtaAACACGCTGATGGGCTGCAGTCCAACCACATGGCACGTCAGTATTTTCGCCTTTCCGGCGACAGGTCATACTAAATATATCGATTTCAAGAATTCAAATTTTCTGGTCTTATTGAAGGgttttctcatttttatcagtgaaggagtcatttccgaccccataaatcatatatattcttgttcAGCATCAACTGCCGAATCTTTCTGGCCATTttgagaagaaaaaaatttttggtgattttttcaaaattttataaggggttacatcattaaaattctcaaaatttgataaaattttcaatttctaactaagtatgcagatttgttaaccttataaaaactaacataacaccgctttccgaatgcaaattaaggcatttttgacagagttatggcttttttagtttttaatttgctatttTGCTCTGTTCAATTACAGACTTTCCATTgtcattgccatcgccatcgctcctAGTCATCAGTATCAGTAGACCTGACACCCACCCTGGACAAGAACCAAGGGAAAGGACCAACGACACACGCAAAAGGATGGTGGATAAGGGATGGGAATGGAGGAATAGGGATCAGGAATCAGGGATAAGGAGAGAGCATCGCCAGTCAGGTCTGCCGGctacttttacaacaacagcaaaaaaacacaacaagcaacattttaattttaaaatactttattttattctttgttaatgaacctaaataaaaacaatgaaatacattattttatattattttgttttattttatttttcctatataagaacaatgaaatgagcagcactggcagttagtgagattccattttgtcccaataatgcaaaatagctagatgagcatcactggtagttagtgagatgccattttgtcccaataatgcaaaatagctagatgagcatcactggcagttagagagttgccattttgtcccagtaatgcaaaatagcttgTTAagcattttgtcccaatagagcatcactgatgcagatgagcatcactgacgcagatgagcatcactgacgcagatgagcatcactgacgcagatgagcatcactgatggaagtgagcatcactgatggaagtgagcatcactgatggaagtgagcatcactgatggaagtgagcatcactgatggaagtgagcatcactgatggaagtgagcatcactgatggaagtgagcatcactgatggaagtgagcatcactgatggaagtgagcatcactgacggaagtgagcatcactgatggaagtgagcatcactgatggaagtgagcatcactgatggaagtgagcatcactgatggaagtgagcatcactgatggaagtgagcatcactgatggaagtgagcatcactgatggaagtgagcatcactgatggaagtgagcatcactgatggaagtgagcatcactgttggaagtgagcatcactgatggaagtgagcatcactgatggagatgagcatcactgatgcaagtgagcaaattttttcattcgatttggccgctatccaaactggggtaacaggcgaacagaaaccagcagcaagcaactgaaaactggtataaactgttataaaaacttttgggcaaaaataataattggtataaactgttatattacattttatgcatttatacctatttgttgccgacaataacagcttgatggcaacaacaaccttattacaacaacatccctacagcagcccatccaaatttccgaacatttccatgcaaattgcccgtttcccaaattggggtaacaggcgaacagaaatcagcagcaagcaactgaaaactggtataaactgttataaaaagtccaagtttcgaaccatttaatagccggcgcaagtaagcggagactcaaaccttttgaatccaaatttaggtgttattttacaactgcacctgggcacactgaaactgatcgtcgttaaattcaaattcaaatttggcagttaaattcaaatttggcaggtaaaatatttttaaaaaaatttaaaaataaaaaaataattttattaatctaaaaaaaagttaaaatattagatgaaaacttttttaaaatccaggaaaacttttaaaaatgtagaaacaaaatttaaaatttcagaaTATTatgttaataatttaaaaaaaattacatttggcTTTCAAAcgatttttccccaaacaaTCCCAAGGCCCCCAAATAAACGCCG
Proteins encoded:
- the nSyb gene encoding neuronal synaptobrevin isoform X2 yields the protein MADAAPAGDAPPNAGAPAGEGGDGEIVGGPHNPQQIAAQKRLQQTQAQVDEVVDIMRTNVEKVLERDSKLSELDDRADALQQGASQFEQQAGKLKRKFWLQNLKMMIIMGVIGLVVVGIIANKLGLIGGEQPPQYQYPPQYMQPPPPPPQQQPAGQSSLVDDGGAGAGAAAGGDHGGV
- the nSyb gene encoding neuronal synaptobrevin isoform X1; its protein translation is MGKKDKNKEPADAAPAGDAPPNAGAPAGEGGDGEIVGGPHNPQQIAAQKRLQQTQAQVDEVVDIMRTNVEKVLERDSKLSELDDRADALQQGASQFEQQAGKLKRKFWLQNLKMMIIMGVIGLVVVGIIANKLGLIGGEQPPQYQYPPQYMQPPPPPPQQQPAGQSSLVDDGGAGAGAAAGGDHGGV
- the Mettl2 gene encoding tRNA N(3)-methylcytidine methyltransferase Mettl2 isoform X1, which codes for MLGKYGRHIWRGLASKTWEHTRHRRKPAGAGGRLLTDGREVFEFNAWDHVEWDAEQELAAQAAVAKNSANKMDDEQKDRFQTDAPKFWDSFYGIHDNRFFKDRHWLFTEFPELAPLEAETAKETAPPRSIFELGCGVGNTILPLLQHSSEPQLKVFGCDFSARAVDILRSQPQFDKKRCEVFVMDATLDQWQVPFEENSQDIIVMIFVLSAIEPKKMQRVLDNCYRYLRPGGLLLFRDYGRYDLAQLRFKSGKCLDDNFYVRGDGTMVYFFTEDELRGMLTQAGFKEEQLIVDRRLQVNRGRGLKMYRVWIQTKFRKPL
- the Mettl2 gene encoding tRNA N(3)-methylcytidine methyltransferase Mettl2 isoform X2; amino-acid sequence: MTDTPAAENDKRPQFGTRLLTDDADVFKHNAWDHVEWDAEQELAAQAAVAKNSANKMDDEQKDRFQTDAPKFWDSFYGIHDNRFFKDRHWLFTEFPELAPLEAETAKETAPPRSIFELGCGVGNTILPLLQHSSEPQLKVFGCDFSARAVDILRSQPQFDKKRCEVFVMDATLDQWQVPFEENSQDIIVMIFVLSAIEPKKMQRVLDNCYRYLRPGGLLLFRDYGRYDLAQLRFKSGKCLDDNFYVRGDGTMVYFFTEDELRGMLTQAGFKEEQLIVDRRLQVNRGRGLKMYRVWIQTKFRKPL